Within Babylonia areolata isolate BAREFJ2019XMU chromosome 3, ASM4173473v1, whole genome shotgun sequence, the genomic segment GCctgcatttgtgtctgtgtgtgtatgtgcgtgcgtgcacgtgcgtgtgtgcgtgtatgtgcgtgtgtggatgccTGTGTGCAAACATATGACAGTCAGTTAATAACAGTGGCATGTATTACAGGTTGGTTCCAGGGGACACAAGCCTTGGCATGTCTAGCCCTCATTGCTCTCATTGTGGACTTCATTTTACGCCTCCTCTTCTTATGCGGCAAACCCATCAAGTTCCTTCTCTACTCAATCATCTGCGACTGTGCCGCATGTAAGTTCAAGCTTTCTCATACACAGGATACTGTGCATGTGTAAACATGCGTATGCTCTGTTTTTACAACACATTGACACAGCCCTACATTTTTGTGTGAAAACGCACTTCCTAGTGTAAGATATATGATTAAGCATACCGGACATTTTTTCTCACCCATCTACTTGTTCTGTTTCATGAAGAATGGCCAGATGCATGAAGtgtaaacatgcacatacacacacacacacacacacacacacacacaaacacacacacacacactcactcactcactcactcactcactcactcacacacacacacacacacacacacacacacacacacacacacacacacacttccgtagACCAGACTCACTTTGTATTGACTCATGAGTCAACAAAAAAAGACTTCACCAAAATGTTAAAAGCCTTGTAAAAGCTGCAGAAAAGATGTGTTCAACTTAAGAATAGAAAGCATGATTGTGATGTGTATGAGGTGTGTGGGTTGCAGCTGTCCTGGCCTTCCTCGCGGCTGTGGTGTTCGGAAGCGAAATAGAGAAAAACAACAGGGCGTATCTTCAGTTTGGCTTTGCCTTTGACATCATCGGAGGAATCCTTCTCGCCTTTGCTGCTGCCTGCTTTCTTGTGGAATACTGCCGTCGTCGCTGAACCCATCTGGAGGAGTTATCAgtaatgtctttctgtctgttagaTGTGCTGgtgacttgtttgttttgttttattggttgTTACAGACGGGATGAGGAAGGGGAAATCACCCAAGtgacactttttttgttgttgtttgttttcttgtttattggAAATGCCCCCAGTGAAGAAGTGTTCCACTGTTGATGTGAACAAGTGAATCCCTTTTCTTGTCATGTCTGCTGTGTCTTTGaaccccttcttttctttctacccCAATCCATGGCAGGTTCTGTGCCCAGTTAGTGGCTAGGATGTGTTTCTTGCCCACACCTGTCAACTTCATAGCCAGTGTGCATTCGCTAATGTGGTGAGTCTGTGTTCTATCCTTAATGCACTTGTCTTTATGTCAGCTGCTAAATGTTGACAGCCTTTCGTTTGTGGGATGTCGGGAGTCTTTCAGTTTAAGTACCATCCCCACTTTCTGAAAATCATGTGCTTGAGTATTCTCTTTCCTATTGCTCTCGTTCTTTctgccagtttaaaaaaaatccttcacaATTGTCTGCTTTTTCTACCTTCCCAATCcattactctttcttttttttccttgacacttttttttctgtttttcactgTCTGTGGTGTACTATTTGTGCTGCTTTGCTCTAGCGATTAAATAGTGATATTGTAAAAACTAGCGTGAACAGAAGCTATACATTTTGTAGTGTTATTTGCCTTTATGGAatttttgttattgattttgacatatgtgtgtgtgtgtgtgtgtgtgtgtgtgtgtgtgtgtgtgtgtgcatataagttTGCACCAATATTTGTGTATGCAAGTGTACTTACATGTTAGCATTAATCATAACTGTCGTCAGATGGTAGAGTTTGATTCACAGAGTGTTCTGAATCTTCTTTTGACTCCCAATACCAGAAATATAACGTGAGAGAGGTGGCATAATCATTCCCATAGTTAGCACTTTACCCATTTTATAGGTTTGACAAGTTGATGTTGATGAAGTGCAAGTCTTGCCAAAGTGGGGAGTCAGCATTCTCCCATCACACTGCACATGTTTTTTACAGGCAAAATACTGTCCGCTGTTTTGATCCAGCTCTTGTTATTGAAGTTGTTTGAGGAATGGCAGGTCTGACTCCACCCTGGTACAAATATATGCATTGTTACTCTTTTATTTCCCACTGTTACTATTTCCAACTTAAGTTTTGTTGCTGTGCAATGTATTGCATAACTTTGTATCATTGATATTCACTGTTATGGATTAGTCTACAGTATGTTTGTGTAAAAGCTTGTTTtaacacatgtaacatttcatgGTTGTTACATGGAACAGAAATGCCTTGTTGATATATATTCTGGAACGTTCTTCTGGTACTTTCTTGTGGTACTTTCTTGTGCCCTTTGTTTCAGACTGGCATACATATTTGCACTCATTTATATGACATATTGGTTTTACTTTTACTGCTTTATTTGATGAAAGTCATGCTTTTGATACGATGGTTCTTGATTCTGTGCTTTGTATTTCTGTGCTTTGTAGTTTGGATACCTGTTATGAAAATATTTATGTTTACTTTGTACACGTTTGTAGATAGTAGTACTATAACTGTGTGATGGTTAGTGTATCAATTTCAGTGACAAACACTAGAGTACATCATTAGTTACCATTGAGTTTGTAGTGGTAATAAAGAATTATTAATAAGCACATTGTTGTTATTAGAATTTTGTAGTGCTGTCAATGCTGTGTTGATGAAATTAGAAGCATAACGATTGTTTTTGATTCCGTCATCTGTGAATAAGATTATTTTACCTGCAGAAATTCATAAGACTTTAGATCATATGGAAactatgcacatgcacacacacacacacacacacacacacacacacacatgcatgaatgcatgtagACATGcgctcgcatgcatgcacgcacgcacgcccgcccgcacacacacatacacacacacacacacacacacacctcgttcaTATACCAGACTCTCTGTGGTGAATGTGACAATGACTACGTGGGTGTATCTGCTAAACCAGGGGActtaagaagaaaagaaccatGGGAAACTACCCTGACAACAGTGGGAGAACGACACATAAACACTGTTCCCCATGCCCCTAAAATATATCTCAATTTTGGCCACAGAAATTAATGATTCTAAAGCGAAACCTTAGCGACTGTGCAAAGAGAATTATCTCTGAACAGGAAAGCAAtagaaaacaagaggcaaagccttcaaactCACTTGTGATTtgtgctttatcctgtaaaggaatcaggaggaggaaaaaaaaagaagagaaaatcgttaaaaagtgttctgtattaaatgtgacatatatatatatatatatatatatataaacttgagagaaagaatgaaaaaagaaaaaagaaaggcatgCGAGcggcgggatcgaaccatgcagcTTCACTTCCGAAGCAAGCAGTCTAATCCTCACCGCTGTGGCGCATTTAACGTCAGGTGACTAAATttaatttttatattttcttctttgtgcGATGAATAGACGTGATCGTATTGGACGTAGTAAGGCCGATtagatcttttttatttttgtgtgtgtgttttatcatatctcgattaagcttattcttttatttcggcggtaaaggagacattcccATTgtttcaagcacatcgcaacacatgtagatctctagatctgcacgaaccagtccacAACGGgatgaaagaaacgatcgattcaatatgtttcatgttcattccagtttattcaatgtccactttagaatattcatatgcagtaaacacgtcgatggtgtagttagtatcactgtgtgtgttctgtcaagaACTTACATGGTGTTACaagcttacatggtcatactgcccgggacatgcagatgtaaagggaaatgagcgagctgacaaaCTTGCTggcaacgcaacaacaacgagcggcctgcatctaggaaaatcggaaatcctcagaacagtcaaagaatataaaaaagaacaagtacaaggccatcacacaatcgatcgcctcaaagaaataaaggcagagagagggatcggccgaaagtctaacatgaaaggtagagcacgatgctttgcaaatcaaacaaatatcggcatcatttccaaaccaacattgcgcaaatttcttcaaagcggaacagagtctctgtgggcttttccaaatacaatagactgagcaacacactagacgccacgttcttggcatcagagatcttttcccatccctcttgtggccatcagtggcagcctctgtgcgtgtgtgtatgtgtgtgtatgtgtgggtctgtgtgtttgagtgcgtttgtgcatgcgcgaggatgtaagtgtacacaagtgttaggagagttctgtgcacgtgcgtatgtgtgtgtgtgggggggggggggggggggggggggcggggtcagatgatgaggtatgtgtgtgtatgcatgcctacactgtgggagcaacgaatATTGGAACgagcgggtgtgcatatatacatttttgtatatgtgtgtgtggggttgggggtgggggatatgggcgtatgtgtgtgtgcttgtacaagtaagggttcatgtgtgtgtgtgtgtgtgtgtgtgtgtgtgtgtgtgtgtgtgtgtgtgtgttggggctcatgtacgtttatgtgcattggactgtgctttcatatctgtgaaactgcatgtttggtgcatatctgtcatgcatatgtgggtgtatgtgtgaatgtgtgtctccatgttttacatttatttgcttatttatcatcattgttttctttatttatttattatttatttatttattattattactattactactactactactactactactactacttttttggaataaaattattatttatttatttatgtacgcttatagttgacttcatcaactttttgcgccttatacatattattattagtagtagtagttctttttttctttattttaaaatgtatttatctattatttattcacctttttttctcaaggcctgactaagcgcgttgggttacgctgctggtcaggcatctgcttggcagatatggtgtagcgtatatggatttgtccgaaagcagtgacgcctccttaagctactgaaactgaaaatgaaactgtcaAGAATTTGCATTTCTTGCCTTTTAATTGTGAGCAAGAAAAACGAGGTGATGTCTACAAACTACCTTCTAACAACTCAGGTGGAGGCGgcttttagaattttcggatttcgtaACGAATGTCAACGAAATAACTGATAATGGTCCGGAAATACGGCTCagtaattcgggagacttacaacctattattggtatgactgtgaagatttttttttttttttttttatcataaattCAAATGCAGAACACAGGCCATACTGAGCTGTGTTGATTGGCTTTTTGGAGCAGCCAAGTAGTTTGTGTAAATCCTTTAGCTGGCGGCACCACTTAATGGTGAAGCCATGCCAGCGGCACCACTTAATGGTCAAGCCATGCTAGCTCTTCCTATCATTGTATCGAGCATTGACTTAATTACTATTTGATCTGTCAGGTTCCcaatatttaatactgttatatCAGAACTGCTATAGTGTTAAATATTCCTTTCTTGCACTGACTATCAATTATATCagcttcacagttacagtgtgctttGCCCTCTGTAATGTGTGTGCAGTACTCTGTTGTGATGATTACAAGATAATGTTGGattgatatcagttattggttaacaTCATCTGATATGTATCGCAGTCtggtaattgtaatttagttactGTGATGTGGAACACAAAAGAGGTTGCATGAAAGAACGTTTCGTGAATATGGCTTGGCTATTTTGTTTCACCCGTCGTCAGACTGCAATGCATATGGCACTGGCATGGAGTGTGGCTGAACTGTCCTTCGTTCAAATGTCAACCAACTTCGGTTCGGGATCTTGGAGTTTCGATTGTAAGTCTGTTCTCATCTTCATCACtgcagtgaaaaaagaaagatttggTACATGCACGTGTCTGTTGGGGTTGATTGTTTTACGTTGGTCAGTCAATTTAACGACAGTCGAGATGGGTTTGTTAAGAAATAGATTTCATTGAAATGGTTTCCGGCAGACGTCGACAGAACATGAACTAAAATATACAATTGCCGCCGCCAGAATATCGTTCAGGGAAGTTAATTGAAAATTTGATGTTGTACCATCTTCTAGATTTTGGGATAGTTGTAAACCCGCCGAATCAAACATATAGCGCCATCAGTCGACGTAGATCAAGTCAGTCTGGGTTCCTCTCCAATGATGGATACGAAGACAGCCTATCCACATAGATAGATCCCCACACTGGTAGATCTCTACATCAATGGATCCCAACATCGGGTGATACATCCAAAGCCCACAAGTTAAAAACATTACTTTTTTCATGCGCTAGTTATTCAAATACGCAGAACAAATTCGAGAGATGCCTGTTCTCCAAACAGGACTAAAAGATAAGAATTAAGCCACACAGTTGCTCttgctatttctctttttctttctctactgAGGCAGGGCaacgtgacaacacacacacacagcacacacacactgatgtgattTGGGACAATTGTACCGAGATAGTACAAACATTACTGGAacattatattataattattatttatttatttatgtaagcttatctattatttattcccccgttgttgtttttttgtttttttgtttttttttccaaggcctgactaagcgcgttgggttacgctgctggtcaggcatctgcttggcagatgtggtgtagcgtatatggttttgtccgaacgcagtgacgcctccttgagctactgaaaactgaaaaactatAGGGAGAGTTAAAGGGGCAGTTAAGTCATGAAAAGTTGTACGATGAGTATGGTCTTTGTCCATTGAAAGAAAGACGGTGAAGACGTAAGTTAATTCACTTTTACAACATGATAAATCACTTGTGTCCATATTATTTACGTAATCAAGTTCCAGCCCTCGTATCCACAGGAAATCCGTATTCAAGACATATATTTCGACGCGGAGATCTATCGATGTGGAGATCTATTGATATGGAGAACTATCATGTGACTGAACCCTACAAGTAGGTGTATGTGCGTGCTAACGTGCTGCACACCAGTAGCTGCGGATGTTCGGATatgtatgtgcgcacgtgtgtgtgtaacgaCTTATTATGTACCTTAGAGTTAGAGCAGTTTCGATGCAGCCTATCACTGAGTGATCAGAAAAAATACCATTTGACTGTGTGGGGGACATATCGACTTTGAGCCTGGTTCAAGGTCACAAATAAACTGATCACGTTCACAACGAACACCTGGCAGTCATACattaacataa encodes:
- the LOC143279825 gene encoding uncharacterized protein LOC143279825, whose amino-acid sequence is MVLGNLTQVGKIGLGLFVAGTVVFVIGFSVPYWVVYDKLRVGLWEACDDNVCVSIAGSGFRRLWEHLPSWFQGTQALACLALIALIVDFILRLLFLCGKPIKFLLYSIICDCAASVLAFLAAVVFGSEIEKNNRAYLQFGFAFDIIGGILLAFAAACFLVEYCRRR